A stretch of DNA from Anaerolineae bacterium:
TCCAACACCTGCACGCGGCGGGTGGCCCGGCGCGTGTATCGCTGGCAGCATGCCTGAACAAAGTGGCCCCTTATCCCCAGGCGCAAACCATCATCGAGCAATACCACCATCGGTTAGCCCAGGACTGGCCCTACATGATAGCCGGGAATGAAACCATACAACTCAGAATCTCAATTGGCGGCGTGAAGTTATCTTTGCAAGGCACCGTAGACCGGCTGGACAAAACCTCCGACAGCGGCATCCTGGCTATCCTTTTCCGCACCGAAAACGGCCCGCTGCCCACCACCGCCGATCTACGGCAAGATCACGCCATCACCATTTATCACGCTCTTGTCGCCGCCGCCTATCCTCTCAAACGCCCGGTGCGTATCCAGGAGTGGTGGCTATCGCTTAACGAGCGGGTCACCATTGAGTTGAGCGAAGACGAATATCGCCATCAGTTGAGCGACCTTCGCGAACCAAGCCAGGCTTTGGCCCGGGGCGAAGTGATGGCCCGGCCCGGCTTACATTGTGATACCTGTTACTTCAAATATCACGGCTGTCCCGTTTACGCCCATGAAGTAGACGCGCCAAACGGAGTTTTAGCCGATAAGCCCCTTCAGGACAACGACGATGATTTTGACTCATCACGGCCTGATGGTAAGATTCCTCCCCGCAAATGGGTTTTTAAGATATAGGTAAAAACGGCTTTTCTCTTCATCATTTTTCCAAATACAGCTTGGGAACGAGGAATAGCCGCCTTGGGTTTTGAAAGCGCAGAAACATTATGGATAGAAGACGTTTTATGAGCGGGGCCGGTTTTGTCAGTTTAATCACTTTCCTGCAAGCCTGCCGGTTAACTAATCTTTTGGATCGTTCTCCTGCGGCGCGCATTTCCACCTCCATCCCAACCAACACATCCACCGTCCCGCCCAGCTTTACGCCCACCGCCGCCAATACCCCTATTCCCTCCTCCACCCTTGCGCCCGATACCCCTACCCCCACCAGTACTATGCCCCGGCCCACCGCAATACCGCAAACTGAGATCCCCCTTGAACCAACGGCTGAACCGTCCGTTGCCCCCACCCCCACCCCCACTCCCACGCCTACGCCCTATCCGCCCGGCCCCCCCAGCAAGTTGGGCCTTTTTGTGACCCAATTCGACCCCAAAGTGTTGGACCTGGTGACCAAAGGTAAACCGGCTCTGGTAAAAACTCTAGAAATTGACCCCGGCTTTGTGCAGGGCTTAAAAACTGCCTCACCCGGCACCCTTATGGTTGGCCGAATAGTGCTAGGCCAACTCAACCTGGACGCCGACCCCATTCCCTTTGTCCAGGATTACGTCAATAAAATCCTGCCCCTGGCCACAGAACCGAACCGTATGGCTGCTTTTGACGCCTGGGAAGCCTACAACGAGCCGGTGGCCGATACGCCCGACAAAATGAAACGCCTGGCCGAATTTGAAGCCGAACGCACGCGCCTTTTGGCCGAAAACGGCATTCGTTCAGTGGTGGGAAATTTTGCCGCCGGCCATCCGCCCCTGGAATTATGGCCCAATTTTGAGCCGGCCCTGGCCGCCATTCGCCAATATAATGGCTACCTGGGCCTGCACGAATATTCTGCACCGATTATGCAATTCCGGGCCGGCGGGTTGCAGCCAAACAACGATCCTCATCAAGGCGACGAGGGCTGGCTGACCCTGCGTTATCGGAAAGCCTATCGCCAATATCTCAAGCCAATGGGGTTTGGCAATGTGCCCATCCTGATCACCGAGTGCGGCGTTGATGGCCTG
This window harbors:
- a CDS encoding PD-(D/E)XK nuclease family protein, whose amino-acid sequence is MVKQPIPLTPSEVRVLAQCPLHYHFSQQKSSLPHDQTPDSLDKLVRETIQHLHAAGGPARVSLAACLNKVAPYPQAQTIIEQYHHRLAQDWPYMIAGNETIQLRISIGGVKLSLQGTVDRLDKTSDSGILAILFRTENGPLPTTADLRQDHAITIYHALVAAAYPLKRPVRIQEWWLSLNERVTIELSEDEYRHQLSDLREPSQALARGEVMARPGLHCDTCYFKYHGCPVYAHEVDAPNGVLADKPLQDNDDDFDSSRPDGKIPPRKWVFKI